From a region of the Corvus cornix cornix isolate S_Up_H32 chromosome 2, ASM73873v5, whole genome shotgun sequence genome:
- the LOC104685828 gene encoding uncharacterized protein LOC104685828 isoform X1, whose translation MSAVAEEVKAEDGKAEPEKKHFYCEVCKISCMCAISLQSHYRGAKHRKREKALRRRTVYCPSAPVQAPMKYRVLRRVKRGFTRYITCLKDFMNDPRREEPLIGLEHVVEIRFEGRKDPRYECRLCGCNTEMAPMIEHLSGYKHRREYISKEFPDKIRRKPTDVKECKVSFFRRIAGELEKSEGLKMYKIEGYTRPTTSSPQKKKARWEDDYKHENDPVRKQKALEFLETFHITSDSEATLVLHITQELMEALKTFCEKKAAVNYTNSLGPLMSVPQDEFPEGKSNPEHYGPDGEYEGSSDWNQGFLSQYEECSEDASFAPAHSNSYQTDDGSSSCHLRSDDFAMVSLLRDSPAVEPDGPVSGISEWLRQLRHSVSGRNLAAGASSYKTSPLKECSAEYMSSDVQGSELHDKRLSFGRENTKWRNQQACTKARHISDQELPYPNSSASHPSSGRYSTNYPSQNYSSYKNDESVNTCASSANSNVSGRGGSRWHQDTRWEWNEDSRWNEDSRWNEDSRWNEDSRWNENSSWKQESSWKQESRCQGFRYQKSGYQRNWSSHQNSFSGSGSYRDHQQFRSSEEMFDGVDVGLAPNAVNRLLGKDVPTMTRTLKQLAPYYPALQKVNIQTFVNVLIETRKKD comes from the exons ATGAGCGCCGTAGCTGAGGAAGTTAAGGCAGAAGATGGCAAAGCGGAGCCTGAAAAAAAGCACTTCTACTGCGAA gTTTGTAAAATTTCATGTATGTGTGCTATCAGTCTTCAGTCACACTATCGTGGTGCAAAGCATAGAAAG CGAGAGAAAGCCCTGAGACGCAGGACTGTCTATT GTCCTTCAGCTCCAGTCCAAGCTCCGATGAAGTATCGAGTGCTCAGACGAG tgaaGAGAGGCTTCACAAGGTACATAACCTGTCTGAAGGATTTTATGAATGATCCGAGAAGAGAAGAACCTCTAATTG GTTTAGAACATGTGGTTGAAATCAgatttgaaggaagaaaagatcCACGTTACGAGTGCAGGCTGTGTGGGTGTAATACAGAGATGGCACCTATGATAGAGCATCTTAGTGGAtataaacacagaagagaatATATT TCTAAAGAATTTCCAGATAAAATTAGGAGAAAACCGACAGATGTAAAAGAATGCAAAGTCTCATTTTTCAGACGCATAGCAGGAGAGCTAGAGAAGAGTGAAGGATTAAAAATGTATAAG atTGAAGGTTACACAAGACCAACTACCTCAT ccccacagaagaagaaagcaag gtGGGAAGATGATTATAAGCATGAG AATGATCCTGTTCGGAAACAGAAAGCTCTGGAGTTCTTG GAGACTTTTCACATCACCTCAGACTCAGAAGCAACACTTGTTCTTCACATTACACAGGAACTCATGGAGGCTTTGAAGACCTtttgtgaaaagaaagcagca GTTAATTACACCAACAGTTTAGGCCCACTGATGTCAGTACCTCAAGATGAATttccagaagggaaaagcaaCCCAGAACACTACGGGCCAGATGGAGAGTACGAAG GAAGTTCTGACTGGAATCAAGGTTTTTTGTCTCAGTATGAAGAGTGTTCTGAAGATGCTTCTTTTGCTCCTGCTCACTCTAACAGTTACCAAACAGATGATGGATCATCTTCCTGCCATCTGAGATCTGATGACTTTGCAATGGTGTCTCTGCTCAGGGACTCTCCTGCTGTTGAGCCTGATGGTCCTGTCAGTGGTATCAGTGAATGGCTGAGACAGCTCAGACACTCGGTGTCTGGCAGGAATTTGGCTGCTGGGGCCTCTTCCTACAAGACCAGCCCACTGAAGGAGTGCTCAGCAGAATATATGTCCAGTGATGTGCAAGGAAGTGAGCTCCATGATAAGAGACTCTCATTTGGCagggaaaatacaaaatggAGGAATCAACAAGCATGTACAAAAGCAAGGCATATAAGTGACCAAGAATTACCCTATCCCAATTCTTCTGCCTCTCATCCTTCATCTGGAAGATACTCTACAAACTATCCTTCACAAAACTATTCCTCTTACAAGAACGATGAGTCTGTGAACACTTGTGCATCTTCTGCAAATTCTAATGTTTCAGGAAGAGGTGGCTCCAGGTGGCACCAGGACACTAGGTGGGAGTGGAATGAGGACTCTAGGTGGAATGAGGACTCTAGGTGGAATGAGGACTCTAGGTGGAATGAGGACTCCAGGTGGAACGAGAACTCTAGCTGGAAGCAGGAGTCTAGCTGGAAGCAGGAATCTAGGTGTCAAGGATTCAGGTATCAGAAATCAGGCTACCAGAGAAACTGGAGTTCCCATCAGAACTCATTTTCTGGCAGTGGTTCGTACCGAGATCACCAGCAGTTCAGAAGCTCAGAAGAGATGTTTGATGGAGTTGATGTTGGTCTTGCTCCCAACGCTGTGAATAGACTACTAGGAAAGGATGTACCTACAATGACCAGGACGCTCAAACAGTTGGCTCCATATTATCCGGCACTTCAAA AAGTAAATATTCAGACATTCGTCAATGTGCTAATAGAAACTAGAAAGAAAGATTAA
- the LOC104685828 gene encoding uncharacterized protein LOC104685828 isoform X3 yields MKYRVLRRVKRGFTRYITCLKDFMNDPRREEPLIGLEHVVEIRFEGRKDPRYECRLCGCNTEMAPMIEHLSGYKHRREYISKEFPDKIRRKPTDVKECKVSFFRRIAGELEKSEGLKMYKIEGYTRPTTSSPQKKKARWEDDYKHENDPVRKQKALEFLETFHITSDSEATLVLHITQELMEALKTFCEKKAAVNYTNSLGPLMSVPQDEFPEGKSNPEHYGPDGEYEGSSDWNQGFLSQYEECSEDASFAPAHSNSYQTDDGSSSCHLRSDDFAMVSLLRDSPAVEPDGPVSGISEWLRQLRHSVSGRNLAAGASSYKTSPLKECSAEYMSSDVQGSELHDKRLSFGRENTKWRNQQACTKARHISDQELPYPNSSASHPSSGRYSTNYPSQNYSSYKNDESVNTCASSANSNVSGRGGSRWHQDTRWEWNEDSRWNEDSRWNEDSRWNEDSRWNENSSWKQESSWKQESRCQGFRYQKSGYQRNWSSHQNSFSGSGSYRDHQQFRSSEEMFDGVDVGLAPNAVNRLLGKDVPTMTRTLKQLAPYYPALQKVNIQTFVNVLIETRKKD; encoded by the exons ATGAAGTATCGAGTGCTCAGACGAG tgaaGAGAGGCTTCACAAGGTACATAACCTGTCTGAAGGATTTTATGAATGATCCGAGAAGAGAAGAACCTCTAATTG GTTTAGAACATGTGGTTGAAATCAgatttgaaggaagaaaagatcCACGTTACGAGTGCAGGCTGTGTGGGTGTAATACAGAGATGGCACCTATGATAGAGCATCTTAGTGGAtataaacacagaagagaatATATT TCTAAAGAATTTCCAGATAAAATTAGGAGAAAACCGACAGATGTAAAAGAATGCAAAGTCTCATTTTTCAGACGCATAGCAGGAGAGCTAGAGAAGAGTGAAGGATTAAAAATGTATAAG atTGAAGGTTACACAAGACCAACTACCTCAT ccccacagaagaagaaagcaag gtGGGAAGATGATTATAAGCATGAG AATGATCCTGTTCGGAAACAGAAAGCTCTGGAGTTCTTG GAGACTTTTCACATCACCTCAGACTCAGAAGCAACACTTGTTCTTCACATTACACAGGAACTCATGGAGGCTTTGAAGACCTtttgtgaaaagaaagcagca GTTAATTACACCAACAGTTTAGGCCCACTGATGTCAGTACCTCAAGATGAATttccagaagggaaaagcaaCCCAGAACACTACGGGCCAGATGGAGAGTACGAAG GAAGTTCTGACTGGAATCAAGGTTTTTTGTCTCAGTATGAAGAGTGTTCTGAAGATGCTTCTTTTGCTCCTGCTCACTCTAACAGTTACCAAACAGATGATGGATCATCTTCCTGCCATCTGAGATCTGATGACTTTGCAATGGTGTCTCTGCTCAGGGACTCTCCTGCTGTTGAGCCTGATGGTCCTGTCAGTGGTATCAGTGAATGGCTGAGACAGCTCAGACACTCGGTGTCTGGCAGGAATTTGGCTGCTGGGGCCTCTTCCTACAAGACCAGCCCACTGAAGGAGTGCTCAGCAGAATATATGTCCAGTGATGTGCAAGGAAGTGAGCTCCATGATAAGAGACTCTCATTTGGCagggaaaatacaaaatggAGGAATCAACAAGCATGTACAAAAGCAAGGCATATAAGTGACCAAGAATTACCCTATCCCAATTCTTCTGCCTCTCATCCTTCATCTGGAAGATACTCTACAAACTATCCTTCACAAAACTATTCCTCTTACAAGAACGATGAGTCTGTGAACACTTGTGCATCTTCTGCAAATTCTAATGTTTCAGGAAGAGGTGGCTCCAGGTGGCACCAGGACACTAGGTGGGAGTGGAATGAGGACTCTAGGTGGAATGAGGACTCTAGGTGGAATGAGGACTCTAGGTGGAATGAGGACTCCAGGTGGAACGAGAACTCTAGCTGGAAGCAGGAGTCTAGCTGGAAGCAGGAATCTAGGTGTCAAGGATTCAGGTATCAGAAATCAGGCTACCAGAGAAACTGGAGTTCCCATCAGAACTCATTTTCTGGCAGTGGTTCGTACCGAGATCACCAGCAGTTCAGAAGCTCAGAAGAGATGTTTGATGGAGTTGATGTTGGTCTTGCTCCCAACGCTGTGAATAGACTACTAGGAAAGGATGTACCTACAATGACCAGGACGCTCAAACAGTTGGCTCCATATTATCCGGCACTTCAAA AAGTAAATATTCAGACATTCGTCAATGTGCTAATAGAAACTAGAAAGAAAGATTAA
- the LOC104685828 gene encoding uncharacterized protein LOC104685828 isoform X2, whose protein sequence is MSAVAEEVKAEDGKAEPEKKHFYCEVCKISCMCAISLQSHYRGAKHRKREKALRRRTVYLKRGFTRYITCLKDFMNDPRREEPLIGLEHVVEIRFEGRKDPRYECRLCGCNTEMAPMIEHLSGYKHRREYISKEFPDKIRRKPTDVKECKVSFFRRIAGELEKSEGLKMYKIEGYTRPTTSSPQKKKARWEDDYKHENDPVRKQKALEFLETFHITSDSEATLVLHITQELMEALKTFCEKKAAVNYTNSLGPLMSVPQDEFPEGKSNPEHYGPDGEYEGSSDWNQGFLSQYEECSEDASFAPAHSNSYQTDDGSSSCHLRSDDFAMVSLLRDSPAVEPDGPVSGISEWLRQLRHSVSGRNLAAGASSYKTSPLKECSAEYMSSDVQGSELHDKRLSFGRENTKWRNQQACTKARHISDQELPYPNSSASHPSSGRYSTNYPSQNYSSYKNDESVNTCASSANSNVSGRGGSRWHQDTRWEWNEDSRWNEDSRWNEDSRWNEDSRWNENSSWKQESSWKQESRCQGFRYQKSGYQRNWSSHQNSFSGSGSYRDHQQFRSSEEMFDGVDVGLAPNAVNRLLGKDVPTMTRTLKQLAPYYPALQKVNIQTFVNVLIETRKKD, encoded by the exons ATGAGCGCCGTAGCTGAGGAAGTTAAGGCAGAAGATGGCAAAGCGGAGCCTGAAAAAAAGCACTTCTACTGCGAA gTTTGTAAAATTTCATGTATGTGTGCTATCAGTCTTCAGTCACACTATCGTGGTGCAAAGCATAGAAAG CGAGAGAAAGCCCTGAGACGCAGGACTGTCTATT tgaaGAGAGGCTTCACAAGGTACATAACCTGTCTGAAGGATTTTATGAATGATCCGAGAAGAGAAGAACCTCTAATTG GTTTAGAACATGTGGTTGAAATCAgatttgaaggaagaaaagatcCACGTTACGAGTGCAGGCTGTGTGGGTGTAATACAGAGATGGCACCTATGATAGAGCATCTTAGTGGAtataaacacagaagagaatATATT TCTAAAGAATTTCCAGATAAAATTAGGAGAAAACCGACAGATGTAAAAGAATGCAAAGTCTCATTTTTCAGACGCATAGCAGGAGAGCTAGAGAAGAGTGAAGGATTAAAAATGTATAAG atTGAAGGTTACACAAGACCAACTACCTCAT ccccacagaagaagaaagcaag gtGGGAAGATGATTATAAGCATGAG AATGATCCTGTTCGGAAACAGAAAGCTCTGGAGTTCTTG GAGACTTTTCACATCACCTCAGACTCAGAAGCAACACTTGTTCTTCACATTACACAGGAACTCATGGAGGCTTTGAAGACCTtttgtgaaaagaaagcagca GTTAATTACACCAACAGTTTAGGCCCACTGATGTCAGTACCTCAAGATGAATttccagaagggaaaagcaaCCCAGAACACTACGGGCCAGATGGAGAGTACGAAG GAAGTTCTGACTGGAATCAAGGTTTTTTGTCTCAGTATGAAGAGTGTTCTGAAGATGCTTCTTTTGCTCCTGCTCACTCTAACAGTTACCAAACAGATGATGGATCATCTTCCTGCCATCTGAGATCTGATGACTTTGCAATGGTGTCTCTGCTCAGGGACTCTCCTGCTGTTGAGCCTGATGGTCCTGTCAGTGGTATCAGTGAATGGCTGAGACAGCTCAGACACTCGGTGTCTGGCAGGAATTTGGCTGCTGGGGCCTCTTCCTACAAGACCAGCCCACTGAAGGAGTGCTCAGCAGAATATATGTCCAGTGATGTGCAAGGAAGTGAGCTCCATGATAAGAGACTCTCATTTGGCagggaaaatacaaaatggAGGAATCAACAAGCATGTACAAAAGCAAGGCATATAAGTGACCAAGAATTACCCTATCCCAATTCTTCTGCCTCTCATCCTTCATCTGGAAGATACTCTACAAACTATCCTTCACAAAACTATTCCTCTTACAAGAACGATGAGTCTGTGAACACTTGTGCATCTTCTGCAAATTCTAATGTTTCAGGAAGAGGTGGCTCCAGGTGGCACCAGGACACTAGGTGGGAGTGGAATGAGGACTCTAGGTGGAATGAGGACTCTAGGTGGAATGAGGACTCTAGGTGGAATGAGGACTCCAGGTGGAACGAGAACTCTAGCTGGAAGCAGGAGTCTAGCTGGAAGCAGGAATCTAGGTGTCAAGGATTCAGGTATCAGAAATCAGGCTACCAGAGAAACTGGAGTTCCCATCAGAACTCATTTTCTGGCAGTGGTTCGTACCGAGATCACCAGCAGTTCAGAAGCTCAGAAGAGATGTTTGATGGAGTTGATGTTGGTCTTGCTCCCAACGCTGTGAATAGACTACTAGGAAAGGATGTACCTACAATGACCAGGACGCTCAAACAGTTGGCTCCATATTATCCGGCACTTCAAA AAGTAAATATTCAGACATTCGTCAATGTGCTAATAGAAACTAGAAAGAAAGATTAA
- the LOC104685828 gene encoding uncharacterized protein LOC104685828 isoform X4 encodes MKRGFTRYITCLKDFMNDPRREEPLIGLEHVVEIRFEGRKDPRYECRLCGCNTEMAPMIEHLSGYKHRREYISKEFPDKIRRKPTDVKECKVSFFRRIAGELEKSEGLKMYKIEGYTRPTTSSPQKKKARWEDDYKHENDPVRKQKALEFLETFHITSDSEATLVLHITQELMEALKTFCEKKAAVNYTNSLGPLMSVPQDEFPEGKSNPEHYGPDGEYEGSSDWNQGFLSQYEECSEDASFAPAHSNSYQTDDGSSSCHLRSDDFAMVSLLRDSPAVEPDGPVSGISEWLRQLRHSVSGRNLAAGASSYKTSPLKECSAEYMSSDVQGSELHDKRLSFGRENTKWRNQQACTKARHISDQELPYPNSSASHPSSGRYSTNYPSQNYSSYKNDESVNTCASSANSNVSGRGGSRWHQDTRWEWNEDSRWNEDSRWNEDSRWNEDSRWNENSSWKQESSWKQESRCQGFRYQKSGYQRNWSSHQNSFSGSGSYRDHQQFRSSEEMFDGVDVGLAPNAVNRLLGKDVPTMTRTLKQLAPYYPALQKVNIQTFVNVLIETRKKD; translated from the exons A tgaaGAGAGGCTTCACAAGGTACATAACCTGTCTGAAGGATTTTATGAATGATCCGAGAAGAGAAGAACCTCTAATTG GTTTAGAACATGTGGTTGAAATCAgatttgaaggaagaaaagatcCACGTTACGAGTGCAGGCTGTGTGGGTGTAATACAGAGATGGCACCTATGATAGAGCATCTTAGTGGAtataaacacagaagagaatATATT TCTAAAGAATTTCCAGATAAAATTAGGAGAAAACCGACAGATGTAAAAGAATGCAAAGTCTCATTTTTCAGACGCATAGCAGGAGAGCTAGAGAAGAGTGAAGGATTAAAAATGTATAAG atTGAAGGTTACACAAGACCAACTACCTCAT ccccacagaagaagaaagcaag gtGGGAAGATGATTATAAGCATGAG AATGATCCTGTTCGGAAACAGAAAGCTCTGGAGTTCTTG GAGACTTTTCACATCACCTCAGACTCAGAAGCAACACTTGTTCTTCACATTACACAGGAACTCATGGAGGCTTTGAAGACCTtttgtgaaaagaaagcagca GTTAATTACACCAACAGTTTAGGCCCACTGATGTCAGTACCTCAAGATGAATttccagaagggaaaagcaaCCCAGAACACTACGGGCCAGATGGAGAGTACGAAG GAAGTTCTGACTGGAATCAAGGTTTTTTGTCTCAGTATGAAGAGTGTTCTGAAGATGCTTCTTTTGCTCCTGCTCACTCTAACAGTTACCAAACAGATGATGGATCATCTTCCTGCCATCTGAGATCTGATGACTTTGCAATGGTGTCTCTGCTCAGGGACTCTCCTGCTGTTGAGCCTGATGGTCCTGTCAGTGGTATCAGTGAATGGCTGAGACAGCTCAGACACTCGGTGTCTGGCAGGAATTTGGCTGCTGGGGCCTCTTCCTACAAGACCAGCCCACTGAAGGAGTGCTCAGCAGAATATATGTCCAGTGATGTGCAAGGAAGTGAGCTCCATGATAAGAGACTCTCATTTGGCagggaaaatacaaaatggAGGAATCAACAAGCATGTACAAAAGCAAGGCATATAAGTGACCAAGAATTACCCTATCCCAATTCTTCTGCCTCTCATCCTTCATCTGGAAGATACTCTACAAACTATCCTTCACAAAACTATTCCTCTTACAAGAACGATGAGTCTGTGAACACTTGTGCATCTTCTGCAAATTCTAATGTTTCAGGAAGAGGTGGCTCCAGGTGGCACCAGGACACTAGGTGGGAGTGGAATGAGGACTCTAGGTGGAATGAGGACTCTAGGTGGAATGAGGACTCTAGGTGGAATGAGGACTCCAGGTGGAACGAGAACTCTAGCTGGAAGCAGGAGTCTAGCTGGAAGCAGGAATCTAGGTGTCAAGGATTCAGGTATCAGAAATCAGGCTACCAGAGAAACTGGAGTTCCCATCAGAACTCATTTTCTGGCAGTGGTTCGTACCGAGATCACCAGCAGTTCAGAAGCTCAGAAGAGATGTTTGATGGAGTTGATGTTGGTCTTGCTCCCAACGCTGTGAATAGACTACTAGGAAAGGATGTACCTACAATGACCAGGACGCTCAAACAGTTGGCTCCATATTATCCGGCACTTCAAA AAGTAAATATTCAGACATTCGTCAATGTGCTAATAGAAACTAGAAAGAAAGATTAA
- the LOC104685828 gene encoding uncharacterized protein LOC104685828 isoform X5, with protein sequence MNDPRREEPLIGLEHVVEIRFEGRKDPRYECRLCGCNTEMAPMIEHLSGYKHRREYISKEFPDKIRRKPTDVKECKVSFFRRIAGELEKSEGLKMYKIEGYTRPTTSSPQKKKARWEDDYKHENDPVRKQKALEFLETFHITSDSEATLVLHITQELMEALKTFCEKKAAVNYTNSLGPLMSVPQDEFPEGKSNPEHYGPDGEYEGSSDWNQGFLSQYEECSEDASFAPAHSNSYQTDDGSSSCHLRSDDFAMVSLLRDSPAVEPDGPVSGISEWLRQLRHSVSGRNLAAGASSYKTSPLKECSAEYMSSDVQGSELHDKRLSFGRENTKWRNQQACTKARHISDQELPYPNSSASHPSSGRYSTNYPSQNYSSYKNDESVNTCASSANSNVSGRGGSRWHQDTRWEWNEDSRWNEDSRWNEDSRWNEDSRWNENSSWKQESSWKQESRCQGFRYQKSGYQRNWSSHQNSFSGSGSYRDHQQFRSSEEMFDGVDVGLAPNAVNRLLGKDVPTMTRTLKQLAPYYPALQKVNIQTFVNVLIETRKKD encoded by the exons ATGAATGATCCGAGAAGAGAAGAACCTCTAATTG GTTTAGAACATGTGGTTGAAATCAgatttgaaggaagaaaagatcCACGTTACGAGTGCAGGCTGTGTGGGTGTAATACAGAGATGGCACCTATGATAGAGCATCTTAGTGGAtataaacacagaagagaatATATT TCTAAAGAATTTCCAGATAAAATTAGGAGAAAACCGACAGATGTAAAAGAATGCAAAGTCTCATTTTTCAGACGCATAGCAGGAGAGCTAGAGAAGAGTGAAGGATTAAAAATGTATAAG atTGAAGGTTACACAAGACCAACTACCTCAT ccccacagaagaagaaagcaag gtGGGAAGATGATTATAAGCATGAG AATGATCCTGTTCGGAAACAGAAAGCTCTGGAGTTCTTG GAGACTTTTCACATCACCTCAGACTCAGAAGCAACACTTGTTCTTCACATTACACAGGAACTCATGGAGGCTTTGAAGACCTtttgtgaaaagaaagcagca GTTAATTACACCAACAGTTTAGGCCCACTGATGTCAGTACCTCAAGATGAATttccagaagggaaaagcaaCCCAGAACACTACGGGCCAGATGGAGAGTACGAAG GAAGTTCTGACTGGAATCAAGGTTTTTTGTCTCAGTATGAAGAGTGTTCTGAAGATGCTTCTTTTGCTCCTGCTCACTCTAACAGTTACCAAACAGATGATGGATCATCTTCCTGCCATCTGAGATCTGATGACTTTGCAATGGTGTCTCTGCTCAGGGACTCTCCTGCTGTTGAGCCTGATGGTCCTGTCAGTGGTATCAGTGAATGGCTGAGACAGCTCAGACACTCGGTGTCTGGCAGGAATTTGGCTGCTGGGGCCTCTTCCTACAAGACCAGCCCACTGAAGGAGTGCTCAGCAGAATATATGTCCAGTGATGTGCAAGGAAGTGAGCTCCATGATAAGAGACTCTCATTTGGCagggaaaatacaaaatggAGGAATCAACAAGCATGTACAAAAGCAAGGCATATAAGTGACCAAGAATTACCCTATCCCAATTCTTCTGCCTCTCATCCTTCATCTGGAAGATACTCTACAAACTATCCTTCACAAAACTATTCCTCTTACAAGAACGATGAGTCTGTGAACACTTGTGCATCTTCTGCAAATTCTAATGTTTCAGGAAGAGGTGGCTCCAGGTGGCACCAGGACACTAGGTGGGAGTGGAATGAGGACTCTAGGTGGAATGAGGACTCTAGGTGGAATGAGGACTCTAGGTGGAATGAGGACTCCAGGTGGAACGAGAACTCTAGCTGGAAGCAGGAGTCTAGCTGGAAGCAGGAATCTAGGTGTCAAGGATTCAGGTATCAGAAATCAGGCTACCAGAGAAACTGGAGTTCCCATCAGAACTCATTTTCTGGCAGTGGTTCGTACCGAGATCACCAGCAGTTCAGAAGCTCAGAAGAGATGTTTGATGGAGTTGATGTTGGTCTTGCTCCCAACGCTGTGAATAGACTACTAGGAAAGGATGTACCTACAATGACCAGGACGCTCAAACAGTTGGCTCCATATTATCCGGCACTTCAAA AAGTAAATATTCAGACATTCGTCAATGTGCTAATAGAAACTAGAAAGAAAGATTAA